The following are from one region of the Aspergillus luchuensis IFO 4308 DNA, chromosome 4, nearly complete sequence genome:
- a CDS encoding uncharacterized protein (COG:S;~EggNog:ENOG410PS8N;~InterPro:IPR008253;~PFAM:PF01284;~TransMembrane:4 (i12-33o45-65i72-92o118-141i);~go_component: GO:0016020 - membrane [Evidence IEA]), protein MFSSTVARPLQLATRFMQWASAVIVMGITSYFIHKGPRGQHTIYWEVISTMSVVFFLPAFISPFMPNALSKFVLIIDVIFSYLWLTAFIFAAQDYNWHNCAFNSPPGLSCSKKKANEAFIFLTFIFTFFAMFLEVGALWAYRRESTPVREKNTGGAHGGPADAPLATA, encoded by the exons ATGTTCTCCAGTACCGTGGCCCGTCCACTACAGCTGGCCACCCGGTTCATGCAGTGGGCCAGTGCAGTCATTGTGATGGGTATCACTTCATACTTCATCCACAAGGGACCTCGCGGCCAGCACACTATCTACTGGGAAGTCATT TCGACCATGtctgtcgtcttcttcctgccCGCCTTCATCTCGCCGTTCATGCCCAATGCCCTAAGCAAGTTTGTCCTGATCATCGATGTCATCTTCTCGTACCT CTGGCTCACAGCCTTCATCTTTGCTGCGCAAGACTACAACTGGCACAACTGCGCCTTCAACTCTCCCCCCGGCCTGTCCTGCtctaagaagaaggccaacgaagccttcatcttcctgactttcatcttcaccttcttcgccaTGTTCCTCGAAGTCGGTGCCCTCTGGGCCTATCGTCGCGAGAGCACCCCAGTCCGGGAGAAGAACACTGGTGGCGCCCACGGCGGTCCTGCTGACGCGCCTCTGGCCACTGCCTAG